The genomic segment GGAGCATCATGGTCGCCGATGTCGCCACCGGATCCGCGCGCACGCTGTTCACCGCCGACACCGGCACCGGCAGTGCGTACTGGGCCATCGTCGCCGACAACCAGCTCACCTGGACCCGCGATGACCGCATCGTCTTCCCGTGGGAGAAGACCGGCTGGGTGCACCTGTGGAGCATTGCCGCAGGCGGCGGAGCACCGGTGGAGCTCACGCCCGGCAACGGTGAGGTGGAGTTCGTGGCCACCAGCCAGGACGGCCGGCGCCTCGTCTACAATGCGAACATCGGTGACATCGATCGCCGGCACGTCTTCACGGTGGCAGCCGATGGCAGCACGCCGCCGCAGCCGGTGGTGACCGGGCCGCACATCGCGTGGAATGCCGTGCAATCCAGCCGCGGGACGCTGCACGCGCTGGTGAGCACTGCGCAGCTGCCGGCGCATGCGGCACGTGCCACGGCCACCGCGTGGCAGCCGCTGGCACCGCAGACGATGCCGGCTGACTTCCCTGGTGCATCGCTGGTGACGCCCGTGGCCGTGACGTTCACGGCGGCCGATGGCATCACGTCGTACGGCCAGGTCTTCATGCCACCCAACGCGAAGCGGGGCGAGAAGCACCCGGCGGTGATCTTCATGCACGGCGGCTCGCGCCGGCAGATGCTGCTCGGGTGGAACTACGGGTCGTACTACCACCATGCCTATGCATTGAACCAGGCGATGGCACTGCGCGGGTACATCGTGGTGTCGCTCAACTACCGCAGCGGCATCGGCTACGGCATGGCGTTCCGCGAGGCGCTGGCACAGGGCGCCACCGGCGGCGCGGAGTACGGCGACGTGGTGGCGGCGGCGCGCTGGCTCGGTGACCGGGCCGACGTCGATCGCAGCCGCATCGGGCTGTGGGGCGGCTCGTACGGCGGCTACCTCACCGCCATGGGCCTCACGCGCAACCCCGAACTGTTCAAGGCCGGCGTGGACATCCACGGGGTGCACGACTGGAACGTCGGCATCCGCACCTTCGTGCCGGACTACGACGTGTACGAGGATCCGGCGCGCACGAGGCTGGCGTTCACGAGCTCACCGTTGGCCCAGGTGAAGAACTGGCGTGCACCGGTGCTGCTGGTGCACGGCGACGACGACCGCAACGTGCGCTTCATCGAGACGCTGACCCTGATCCGGCACCTGCGGGAGCAGGGCGTGCCGGTGGAACAGCTCGTCCTCCCCGACGAGGTCCACGGCTTCCTGCGTCACGAGTCCTGGATCCGGGCATACGAACATGCACTGGACTTCTTCCGTCGGCGGCTGTGACCGCCGCCGCTCCGCGCCCGTCACGTTCCGGGAAGCCGTCGGCGGCCCCGGCCGTTGAACGGGGGGACTTGACAGCCTTCGACACTCTTGCGACTCTGCGTCCCATGAGTCACACGGTCCGCGCCCTCTTTACCAGCTTTTATTACTTTGGCCGCTTCGCGGACCAAGGTGGTAAAGCGCGCGCGTAACACCGCACCGACTTTTCTACCGAGGCCCGCAGCGATGCGGGCCTTTCGCTTGTCTGCGAGGCCCGATGCTGCGGACTCCTCTCCCACCCGACGCCTCACGGCACAGGAGCTCCGCCATGCACAGCCACGTCAGCACCGCCGAACGCACCCCCGAACAGCAGCGCGCCGCCGAGCGGGTCGAGGCGCTGCGCGGCTCGATCGACCGCGTCGACGAGATGCTCCTGTCGCTGATCGGCGAGCGGCAGCGCCTGGCCCGCGCCGTCGGTGCCGCGAAGCGCGCCGCCGGCGTGCCGCCGGTGGATGGCTCCCGTGAAGCCGATGTGATCGACCGCATCATGGCGCATGCCAGTGACCAGGGCGTGAACGAGGTCGAGGCGCGCCTGCTCGCCGAGCAGCTGATCCGGCTCGCCCGCACCACCCAGGGGCTGCCGGTGGCCCGGCATCGCGAGGCCGCGGCGGCGTAGCACGCCCGGCTGCGGTCACGGCGCCCCGCGAACTCCGGGCGCCGCGCGTAGACTGTCCGACAGTTTCGGACCGTCACCGCCCCCACCGCCGCCCGCATGACCACCCGCCGCGACTTCGTCGCCACCTCTGCCCTCGCCGCTGGCGCCCTCGCCCTCGGCCGTCCGCGAGACGCTGCCGCCCACACCCGCCTGCTGCCCCACGTGCAGCAGCGCATGGATGCCCCCACCCGCGACCTGCTGCTGCTGGCTCTCGACACCGCGAAACGCGGCGGGGCCAGCTACGCCGACGCCCGCATCCAGCGCGTGCAGCGCAACGCCGTCTTCACCCGCGAGCGCCAGGTCCTCGACGTGGTGGACAGCGACACCATCGGCTGCGGCATCCGCGCCCTCGTGGATGGCTGCTGGGGCTTCGCCGCCACGCCCAGGCTCACCAGTGAGGGCATCCAGCGCGCCGCCACCGAGGCTGTCGCCACGGCGAAAGCCAACCGCATCGCCCGCGACCAGGCCGTGCAACTGGCCCCCAACCCGAGCCACCCCGACGCCACCTGGTCCAGCGGCTTCACCATCGATCCCTTCAGCATCTCGATCGAGGAGAAGACCACCCTCGCCATCGCCGCCAACACGGCCGCGCTCTCGGTGCCCGGCGTGCGCTTCGTCAGCACGCAGCTCCAGTTCGTGAAGGAAGAGCGCAACTACGCCAACACCGACGGCTCGGTGATCGCACAGACCCTCGTGCGCACCTATACGCCGATGGCCATCACCGCCGTCAGCGCCGACCGCAGCGACTTCGCCATCCGCGACGCCGTGGTGCAGCCCACCGGCCGCGGCTGGGAGTCGGTGCTCGAGAACAACCTGCCGGTGAACGCGAAGAAGTGGGCCGAGGAGGCCGCGGAGAAGCTCACCGCGAAGTCGGTGGAGCCGGGGCGTTATGACCTGGTCCTGCACCCGTCCAACCTCGGCCTCACGCTGCACGAGTCGGTCGCCCACCCCACCGAGATCGACCGCGCCTACGGCTACGAGGCGAACTACGCCGGCACCAGCTTCGTCGCCCCGCCGGAGAGGGTGCTGGGTGCGCTCAAGTTCGGGTCGCCGCTGATGAACATCACCGGCGATCGCTCGGAGCCCGGCGGCTGCGCCAGCATCGGCTACGATGACGACGGCGTGAAGCCCGAAGCGTTCGACATCATCAAGGACGGCATCGTGGTGGACTACCAGACCACGCGCGAACAGGCGATGTGGCTGGATTGGTGGTACAAGAAGCGAAACATGCCGACGCGCAGCCACGGCTGCAGCTACGCCGACTCGTGGAGCAGTGTGCAGTTCCAGCGGATGCCGAACGTGTCGATCACGCCGGGTGCGCGGGACATCGGCTTCAGCGACCTGATCGCCGCCACCGACCGCGGCATCGCGATCCAGGGTCGCGGCAGCTACTCCATCGACCAGCAGCGCTTCAACGGCCAGTTCGGCGGCGCGCTGTTCCACGAGATCCGCGGCGGCAAGATCGTCGGCCAGCTGCGCGACGTGGCCTACCAGTTCCGCACCACCGATTTCTGGGGTGCCCTCGACATGCTCGGCGGCCGCAGGAGCTACGAGCTCTACGCCACCTTCTCCGACGGCAAGGGCCAGCCGGGCCAGGCCAACGCCGTCACGCATGGCTGCGTCCCCACGCGCCACCGCCAGCAGAATGTCATCAACACGGGTCGCAAGGCATGAGCCGCTTCATCGATTCCCGCGCCCCGCGCTCGCTCCTCCTCGCCGACGACCTCGTCATCTCGCGCACCGACGCGCAGCGGGTGATCGAGAGCGTGATCCGGCTCTCCCGTGCCGACTCGGTACAGGCCGTGATCCGCTCCTCCCGCACCCGCAACGTGCGCTTCGCCGCCAACCAGCTCTCCACCGCCGGCGTGGTCGAGGACACGACGCTGGTGGTGATGTCGTTCATCGGGCGGAAGCACTCCGCCGTCACCACCAACGACCTCTCACCCGAGAGCATCGAGCGGACGGTGCGGAAGGCGGAGGCCATCGCGCGCCTCGCCCCGGATGACCCGGACATGCTGCCCGTGCTGGGCCCGCAGGTCCTGCGCGACCTCGGCGGCGCCTGGGACGAGGCGACCGCCGGCCTCGCCGCAGATGAGGTCACAGCGGCCGCCAACACCGCCCTCGCCCCGGCGCGGAAGGCGGGGAGCGCCCTCACCGTCGCCGGCTTCCTCATCACCGGCGCCGACGCCATCGCCATCGGCACCAGCGCCGGTCACTTCGCCTACCACCGCGGCACCAGCGCCAACTACACCCTCACCGTCCGCAGCAACGACGGCACCGGTTCCGGCTGGTCGGGCGAGGACGCCCTGGCGTGGAGTGCGCTCAACTTCGGGGCGGTGAGCGCCCAGGCCATCGAGAAGGCGGAGCGTTCCCGGAACCCGGTGGCCATCGAACCCGGCCGCTACACGGTGATCCTCGAGCCGCAGGCGGTGGGCGACCTGGTGGGGCTGATGCCGCGCTACTTCAACGCCCGCAGCGCCGACGAGGGCCGGTCACCGTTCGCCAAGCCCGGCGGCGGGAATCGGCTCGGCGAACAGATCGTGAATGCCATGGTCAACCTCACCAGCGATCCCGCCGATTCGTTGGTACTGACGCAGCCGTTCGATGGCGATGGAATGCCACTGACGAAGCAGTCATGGATCACCAACGGGACACTCAGCACGATGCTGGTGCCACGGGCCTGGGCGGCGCGAAAGAACCTCGTGGCCACCGGCAACCCGAACAACCTCATCCTTGCCGGCGGCAGCACCTCTCGCGACCAGATGATCGCGGGCACCCAGCGCGGTGTGCTGGTCACGCGCCTGTGGTACCTGCGCGAAACCGACCCGCGCACCATGAGCTACACCGGTCTCACCCGCGACGGGACGTTCCTGATCGAGAACGGGAAGATCAGCAAGTCGATCAAGAACATGCGCTTCAACGAGAGCCCGCTCTTCCTGCTCAACAACGTCGAGGCGCTCGGTCCCGTCCGTCGGACCGCCAGTGAGGGGCCGGGCACGCAGATCATGCCCGTCCTCAAGGCGCGGGACTTCAACTTCACGTCGCTGTCGGACGCGGTGTGACCTACCGCACGACCACACCGATCGCGCCGCTGCCGGTGGCGCGCTCGGTCGAG from the Gemmatimonadaceae bacterium genome contains:
- a CDS encoding S9 family peptidase — its product is MHRKLLGMTLLVPALLQAQPTVRQIDGAPFAATMASARAADAVAFVLNARGVRNIWVTDSTRAEARMVTAFTQDDGQDITSLAFTADGRTLYFVRGGGPNRAGDIPNPTSDPAGAEQAIWRVTLDGSPAVRVTEGAAPTPAPRGREFAFTRRGAIWMASVGSDSTRIAPLFRMRGSGGSLRWSPDGSQLAFVSNRGTHSFVGVYGPARKVLTWMAPSTDADNAPAWSPDGRKLAFLRQPYEGQELGFRATRTAQPWSIMVADVATGSARTLFTADTGTGSAYWAIVADNQLTWTRDDRIVFPWEKTGWVHLWSIAAGGGAPVELTPGNGEVEFVATSQDGRRLVYNANIGDIDRRHVFTVAADGSTPPQPVVTGPHIAWNAVQSSRGTLHALVSTAQLPAHAARATATAWQPLAPQTMPADFPGASLVTPVAVTFTAADGITSYGQVFMPPNAKRGEKHPAVIFMHGGSRRQMLLGWNYGSYYHHAYALNQAMALRGYIVVSLNYRSGIGYGMAFREALAQGATGGAEYGDVVAAARWLGDRADVDRSRIGLWGGSYGGYLTAMGLTRNPELFKAGVDIHGVHDWNVGIRTFVPDYDVYEDPARTRLAFTSSPLAQVKNWRAPVLLVHGDDDRNVRFIETLTLIRHLREQGVPVEQLVLPDEVHGFLRHESWIRAYEHALDFFRRRL
- a CDS encoding chorismate mutase; this translates as MHSHVSTAERTPEQQRAAERVEALRGSIDRVDEMLLSLIGERQRLARAVGAAKRAAGVPPVDGSREADVIDRIMAHASDQGVNEVEARLLAEQLIRLARTTQGLPVARHREAAAA
- a CDS encoding TldD/PmbA family protein, coding for MTTRRDFVATSALAAGALALGRPRDAAAHTRLLPHVQQRMDAPTRDLLLLALDTAKRGGASYADARIQRVQRNAVFTRERQVLDVVDSDTIGCGIRALVDGCWGFAATPRLTSEGIQRAATEAVATAKANRIARDQAVQLAPNPSHPDATWSSGFTIDPFSISIEEKTTLAIAANTAALSVPGVRFVSTQLQFVKEERNYANTDGSVIAQTLVRTYTPMAITAVSADRSDFAIRDAVVQPTGRGWESVLENNLPVNAKKWAEEAAEKLTAKSVEPGRYDLVLHPSNLGLTLHESVAHPTEIDRAYGYEANYAGTSFVAPPERVLGALKFGSPLMNITGDRSEPGGCASIGYDDDGVKPEAFDIIKDGIVVDYQTTREQAMWLDWWYKKRNMPTRSHGCSYADSWSSVQFQRMPNVSITPGARDIGFSDLIAATDRGIAIQGRGSYSIDQQRFNGQFGGALFHEIRGGKIVGQLRDVAYQFRTTDFWGALDMLGGRRSYELYATFSDGKGQPGQANAVTHGCVPTRHRQQNVINTGRKA
- a CDS encoding TldD/PmbA family protein — encoded protein: MSRFIDSRAPRSLLLADDLVISRTDAQRVIESVIRLSRADSVQAVIRSSRTRNVRFAANQLSTAGVVEDTTLVVMSFIGRKHSAVTTNDLSPESIERTVRKAEAIARLAPDDPDMLPVLGPQVLRDLGGAWDEATAGLAADEVTAAANTALAPARKAGSALTVAGFLITGADAIAIGTSAGHFAYHRGTSANYTLTVRSNDGTGSGWSGEDALAWSALNFGAVSAQAIEKAERSRNPVAIEPGRYTVILEPQAVGDLVGLMPRYFNARSADEGRSPFAKPGGGNRLGEQIVNAMVNLTSDPADSLVLTQPFDGDGMPLTKQSWITNGTLSTMLVPRAWAARKNLVATGNPNNLILAGGSTSRDQMIAGTQRGVLVTRLWYLRETDPRTMSYTGLTRDGTFLIENGKISKSIKNMRFNESPLFLLNNVEALGPVRRTASEGPGTQIMPVLKARDFNFTSLSDAV